In Haloterrigena turkmenica DSM 5511, a single genomic region encodes these proteins:
- the gdhB gene encoding glutamate dehydrogenase GdhB codes for MTAADPQSESESESAVETARHQLERAAAHLDVDEGIVDRLRHPTSVHRVTIPLERDDGSREMFTGYRAHHDSVRGPYKGGLRYHPEVSEEECVGLSMWMTWKCAVMDLPFGGGKGGIVVNPKELSGDEKERLTRRFAEELRPVIGPMTDIPAPDMGTDPQTMAWFMDAYSMQQGETTPGVVTGKPPVVGGSYGREEAPGRSVGIITREAMAYYDWDIEETTVAVQGFGSVGANAARYLDDLGASVVAVSDVDGAIYDPDGLDTTDVEDHDESPGMVSGYDAPETLTNEELLELDVDVLVPAAIGNVLTGENARDVEADMIVEGANGPTTTTAERIFEEREIPVIPDIIANAGGVTVSYFEWLQDINRRAWTLERVNDELESEMCTAWEDVRTEYDARDVTWRDATYIVALERIASAHETRGLWP; via the coding sequence ATGACAGCTGCTGATCCGCAGTCGGAGTCCGAGTCGGAGAGCGCCGTCGAAACAGCCCGCCACCAACTCGAGCGCGCGGCGGCCCACCTCGACGTCGACGAGGGGATCGTCGACCGCCTGCGCCACCCGACGAGCGTCCACCGCGTGACGATTCCCCTCGAGCGCGACGACGGCTCCCGCGAGATGTTTACCGGGTATCGGGCCCACCACGACAGCGTTCGCGGCCCGTACAAGGGCGGCCTGCGCTACCATCCGGAAGTATCCGAAGAGGAGTGCGTCGGCCTCTCGATGTGGATGACCTGGAAGTGCGCGGTGATGGACCTCCCCTTCGGCGGCGGTAAAGGGGGAATCGTCGTCAATCCGAAGGAGCTCAGCGGAGACGAGAAAGAGCGTCTCACCCGCCGCTTCGCGGAGGAGCTGCGGCCGGTGATCGGCCCGATGACGGACATCCCCGCGCCGGACATGGGGACGGATCCGCAGACGATGGCCTGGTTCATGGACGCCTACTCGATGCAACAGGGCGAGACCACCCCCGGCGTCGTCACGGGCAAGCCGCCGGTCGTCGGCGGAAGCTACGGCCGCGAGGAGGCACCGGGCCGCAGCGTCGGCATCATCACGCGCGAGGCCATGGCGTACTACGACTGGGACATCGAGGAGACGACCGTCGCTGTGCAGGGGTTCGGCAGCGTCGGCGCCAACGCGGCCCGATATCTCGACGACCTCGGCGCCTCCGTCGTCGCCGTCTCGGACGTCGACGGCGCGATCTACGATCCCGACGGACTCGACACGACCGACGTCGAGGACCACGACGAGAGTCCGGGCATGGTCTCGGGCTACGACGCGCCCGAGACGCTCACGAACGAGGAACTGCTCGAGTTGGACGTGGACGTGCTCGTTCCCGCCGCGATCGGCAACGTCCTGACCGGCGAGAACGCCCGCGACGTCGAGGCCGACATGATCGTCGAAGGGGCCAACGGACCGACGACAACCACGGCCGAGCGCATCTTCGAGGAACGCGAGATTCCCGTGATCCCGGACATCATCGCCAACGCCGGCGGCGTCACCGTCTCGTACTTCGAGTGGCTCCAGGACATCAACCGCCGGGCGTGGACGCTCGAGCGGGTCAACGACGAACTCGAGAGCGAGATGTGTACGGCCTGGGAGGACGTCCGGACGGAGTACGACGCCCGGGACGTCACCTGGCGGGACGCGACCTACATCGTCGCCCTCGAGCGGATCGCGAGCGCCCACGAGACCCGCGGGCTCTGGCCGTAG
- a CDS encoding Cdc6/Cdc18 family protein has product MADQAGDPLFQSQDPIFDRKELLHVGHVPDEDRIVGRDDEIESVAAEIGAITRGDPPNNVMIYGKTGTGKSLISRHVATRAQNAARGNGIDCGVLYVDCSEANTETRTTRQLALSLKDGTDYRENIPVRGVGTMEYYQHIWAILEDCFDAVVVILDEIDKLDNSNILMQLSRAREARKTDAYIGVIGISNKVKYRETLDERIDSSFGHRELFFHPYDASQLREIMRNREDAFQPDVLADGTIELCAALAAKKHGDARKAIEILKEAGELARRTGSETVSEDHIKQAQEVAEINRIEELTSGATVHAKLALYALASHIITGERETYKTREIYQRYVGICDLVATDPITENGLYRQLKEQAFLGVIESEKTGGGRSQGSYLLHRLVTDPKHIVKAVRRDASLEELPTYDRLAETEPATGGRDTDLSSFD; this is encoded by the coding sequence ATGGCTGATCAGGCAGGGGACCCGCTTTTTCAATCACAGGATCCGATCTTCGATCGGAAGGAACTCCTCCACGTCGGGCACGTCCCCGACGAGGATCGGATCGTCGGGCGGGACGACGAGATCGAATCCGTCGCCGCCGAGATCGGCGCGATCACGCGCGGCGATCCGCCGAACAACGTGATGATCTACGGGAAGACCGGGACCGGCAAGAGTCTCATCTCCCGACACGTCGCGACGCGCGCACAGAACGCCGCTCGAGGGAACGGTATCGACTGCGGCGTGCTCTACGTCGACTGCTCGGAGGCGAACACAGAGACGCGGACGACGCGCCAGTTGGCGCTCAGTCTCAAGGACGGAACCGACTACCGAGAGAACATCCCGGTTCGAGGCGTCGGGACGATGGAGTACTACCAGCACATCTGGGCGATCCTCGAGGACTGCTTCGACGCGGTCGTCGTCATCTTAGACGAGATCGACAAACTGGACAACAGCAACATTCTGATGCAGCTCTCGCGGGCGCGTGAGGCCCGGAAGACCGACGCTTACATCGGCGTCATCGGGATCAGTAACAAGGTCAAGTATCGGGAGACGCTCGACGAGCGTATCGACAGCAGCTTCGGCCACCGCGAACTGTTCTTCCATCCCTACGACGCCTCCCAGCTCAGGGAGATCATGCGCAACCGCGAGGACGCCTTCCAACCCGACGTCCTCGCGGACGGAACGATCGAACTCTGTGCCGCGCTGGCGGCGAAGAAACACGGCGACGCCCGGAAGGCGATCGAGATCCTGAAAGAGGCCGGCGAACTCGCTCGCCGCACCGGGAGCGAGACCGTCTCGGAGGACCACATCAAGCAGGCCCAGGAGGTCGCCGAGATCAACCGAATTGAGGAACTCACCAGCGGAGCGACCGTCCACGCGAAACTCGCCCTCTACGCGCTGGCGAGTCACATCATCACTGGGGAGCGAGAGACGTACAAGACCCGGGAGATCTACCAGCGATACGTCGGCATCTGCGATCTGGTCGCGACCGATCCGATCACCGAGAACGGCCTCTACCGCCAACTGAAGGAACAGGCGTTCCTTGGCGTCATCGAATCAGAGAAGACCGGCGGCGGCCGCTCCCAGGGGAGTTACCTCCTCCATCGGCTGGTCACCGATCCGAAGCACATCGTCAAGGCCGTTCGACGGGACGCCTCGCTCGAGGAACTTCCCACCTACGACCGACTCGCCGAGACCGAACCGGCGACCGGCGGTCGCGACACCGATCTCTCTTCGTTCGACTGA
- a CDS encoding HpcH/HpaI aldolase/citrate lyase family protein produces MVRRSVLFTPGDRPEMLRKAPAAGADVIVFDLEDAVAPQRKVEARESVREVLTDLAFDPDCEVCVRVNAGDSALAADLETVLEPAESDADRRLDSVMAPKVASAADVRDLEDEIAKYDCTLPVFALIESAAGVLAAPEIAAARATDALVFGAEDLSADIGATRSAEGTEVLYARERVVIAAAAHDCTAIDTLVTDFEDERRLREDADRSVRLGYDGKLAIHPAQVDPINEAFTPDEADRKWAERVLEAKREADAEGRGVFEVDGEMIDAPLIAQAKRIQERAAADDEN; encoded by the coding sequence ATGGTCCGCAGAAGCGTTCTGTTCACTCCCGGCGACCGCCCCGAGATGCTTCGCAAGGCGCCCGCAGCCGGAGCCGACGTGATCGTGTTCGACCTCGAGGACGCCGTCGCACCCCAGCGCAAGGTCGAGGCTCGCGAGTCAGTCCGCGAGGTACTCACCGATCTAGCGTTCGATCCCGACTGCGAGGTTTGCGTTCGCGTCAACGCCGGCGACTCGGCGCTGGCGGCCGACCTCGAGACCGTTCTCGAGCCGGCGGAGTCGGACGCCGACCGCCGGCTCGATAGCGTCATGGCACCGAAAGTCGCCTCGGCGGCGGACGTCCGCGACCTCGAGGACGAAATCGCGAAGTACGACTGCACGTTGCCCGTCTTCGCGCTGATCGAGAGCGCGGCCGGGGTCCTCGCCGCTCCGGAGATCGCCGCCGCGCGGGCGACCGACGCGCTCGTCTTCGGCGCCGAGGACCTCTCGGCGGATATCGGCGCGACCCGCAGCGCCGAGGGAACGGAAGTGCTCTACGCGCGCGAGCGCGTCGTGATCGCCGCCGCCGCCCACGATTGTACGGCGATCGATACGCTCGTGACCGACTTCGAAGACGAGCGGCGGCTCCGCGAAGACGCCGACCGCTCTGTCCGGCTCGGCTACGACGGCAAACTGGCGATCCACCCGGCCCAGGTCGACCCGATCAACGAGGCCTTCACTCCCGACGAAGCGGACCGAAAGTGGGCCGAGCGCGTCCTCGAGGCCAAACGCGAGGCCGACGCCGAAGGCCGCGGGGTCTTCGAAGTCGACGGCGAGATGATCGACGCGCCGCTGATCGCTCAGGCTAAACGAATTCAGGAGCGAGCGGCGGCTGACGACGAGAACTGA
- a CDS encoding DUF5658 family protein gives MSSDGAYPQFDLPLAVSPTALERALWVLVALSLLGDVLTTFAGLRLGLVESNPVARSAIDGHGFVGMFALKGLAIAIGLVCRPLLPAAYRAIVPAGLAVPWTIAVCINLYAISTVM, from the coding sequence ATGAGCTCCGACGGCGCCTACCCGCAGTTCGATCTCCCGCTCGCGGTCTCGCCGACCGCCCTCGAGCGCGCGCTGTGGGTTCTCGTCGCCCTCTCGCTGCTCGGGGACGTTCTGACGACGTTCGCCGGGCTTCGGCTGGGGCTGGTCGAATCGAACCCGGTCGCTCGCAGCGCGATCGACGGCCACGGCTTCGTCGGCATGTTCGCGCTCAAGGGACTGGCGATCGCCATCGGGCTGGTCTGTCGTCCCCTCCTGCCCGCGGCCTATCGGGCCATCGTTCCCGCCGGCCTCGCCGTTCCCTGGACGATCGCGGTCTGTATCAACCTCTACGCGATTTCGACGGTCATGTAG
- a CDS encoding TlpA family protein disulfide reductase, with product MTTGRDTVARRDILQLVGAGSVAALAGCTGDDGDESNEESAPEPEAVDVSEDATWRTAALTDVTTDEEFSVEDTERPVIVHTFAIGCAVCRSQHREFDTVYESDDVDVEIVDLTIDPNDNPEDIRAHADEEGYEWRFGVASDEVTGSLSSDFGREVTSSASSPVIVVCPDGGVYRLEKKVDAEHFESILADVCGPVDSSGSDDSGNSTGESNATNSSDSDDSTNSSA from the coding sequence ATGACGACTGGACGCGATACGGTCGCTCGGCGAGACATCCTTCAGTTAGTCGGTGCAGGGTCGGTCGCCGCCCTCGCGGGATGTACGGGTGACGACGGCGACGAATCGAACGAGGAATCCGCGCCGGAGCCCGAAGCGGTCGACGTCAGTGAAGATGCGACCTGGCGGACCGCGGCGCTGACCGACGTGACGACCGACGAGGAGTTCAGCGTCGAGGACACTGAGCGGCCGGTCATCGTTCACACGTTCGCAATCGGCTGTGCGGTCTGTCGGTCCCAGCACCGCGAATTCGACACGGTCTACGAGAGCGACGACGTCGACGTCGAAATCGTCGACCTCACGATCGATCCGAACGACAATCCCGAGGATATTCGCGCTCACGCTGACGAAGAGGGCTACGAGTGGCGGTTCGGCGTCGCCTCCGACGAGGTGACGGGCTCCCTCTCGTCGGATTTCGGACGCGAAGTGACCAGCAGCGCGAGTTCGCCGGTCATCGTCGTCTGTCCGGACGGCGGCGTCTACCGGCTCGAGAAAAAGGTCGACGCCGAGCATTTCGAGTCGATTCTCGCGGACGTCTGCGGACCGGTCGACTCGAGCGGTTCGGACGATTCGGGCAACTCGACTGGTGAGAGCAACGCAACCAATTCGAGCGACTCGGACGACTCGACAAACTCGAGCGCATAA
- a CDS encoding SGNH/GDSL hydrolase family protein, producing MQQDGIQFHNVGDSRPVEGRDGQLLQRVPESVRTELNDGAQSRMRHPAGVELRFVPDGSATVTLSTVSGGSAEEGTVRVFWGPIQGSTEVVVGSEPTEIEVSPPEKLADLEPSAVEDLAFDPRVCRIRLPGEHRGGPMVYHGVEGEVRPPRDAELPDRRYLAYGTSITEGEAPLAEHLTYVSQTARRLDADLINLGSCGTAYCDAAMADHIAERDDWDVVTLSVSVNMVGTFDPETFRERAANLIDRVASAHPEKPVVAITIFRNSMDVCRSNGETELCERFREELREIVAETTHDNVHLLEGPELLPTIGGLTTDLVHPGDNAMITMGETLATELEPLIED from the coding sequence ATGCAACAGGACGGGATCCAGTTCCACAACGTCGGCGATAGCCGACCGGTCGAGGGTCGAGACGGACAGTTGCTCCAACGCGTTCCGGAATCGGTACGGACCGAACTCAACGACGGCGCGCAGTCGCGGATGCGCCATCCCGCGGGCGTCGAACTCCGGTTCGTCCCCGACGGTTCCGCGACGGTGACGCTCTCGACGGTCTCCGGTGGAAGCGCCGAGGAGGGGACCGTCCGCGTCTTCTGGGGGCCGATTCAGGGCTCGACCGAGGTCGTCGTCGGCTCCGAGCCGACGGAAATCGAGGTCTCGCCGCCGGAGAAGCTCGCCGACCTCGAGCCGTCGGCCGTCGAGGACCTCGCGTTCGATCCCCGCGTCTGTCGGATCCGGCTACCGGGCGAACACCGCGGCGGGCCGATGGTCTACCACGGCGTCGAGGGCGAGGTCCGACCGCCTCGCGACGCGGAGCTCCCCGACCGGCGCTACCTCGCCTACGGCACCTCGATCACCGAGGGCGAGGCGCCGCTGGCCGAGCACCTGACGTACGTCAGCCAGACGGCCCGCCGGCTGGACGCCGACCTCATCAATCTCGGCTCCTGTGGCACCGCCTACTGCGACGCCGCGATGGCCGACCACATCGCCGAGCGCGACGACTGGGACGTCGTGACGCTCTCGGTCTCGGTGAACATGGTCGGTACGTTCGACCCCGAGACGTTCCGCGAGCGGGCCGCGAACCTGATCGACCGCGTGGCGAGCGCCCACCCCGAGAAACCGGTCGTCGCGATCACTATCTTCCGGAACTCCATGGACGTCTGTCGGAGCAACGGCGAGACCGAACTCTGCGAGCGATTCCGCGAGGAACTGCGCGAAATCGTCGCCGAAACGACCCATGATAACGTCCACCTCCTCGAGGGCCCCGAACTGCTTCCCACGATCGGCGGGCTCACCACGGATCTGGTCCACCCCGGCGACAACGCGATGATCACGATGGGCGAGACCCTCGCCACCGAACTCGAGCCCCTGATCGAGGACTGA
- a CDS encoding class 1 fructose-bisphosphatase — protein sequence MTVSDPVVESVVATISRSATEITQGLIGRRGAVDEENPSGETQMEADVWADELLGERLAAIDGVGQYASEERPEAIDCGEDPDSSDAYAVAVDPLDGSSNLKSNNAMGTIFGVYDAALPAPGEDLIAAGYVLYGPITTMVIATEETVSEYEMTGGERRLIERDVTLPDEPVVYGFGGRVPDWPADFESYAREIENELKLRYGGAMIADVNQVLTYGGVFAYPSLESSPEGKLRLQFEGNPIGYIVERAGGRSSNGDESLLSVEPDALHDRTPVHVGNADLIDRLEETLE from the coding sequence ATGACGGTGTCCGATCCAGTCGTCGAGAGCGTCGTCGCGACCATCAGCCGCTCGGCGACCGAAATCACGCAGGGACTCATCGGCCGCCGCGGCGCCGTCGACGAGGAGAACCCCAGCGGCGAGACCCAGATGGAGGCCGACGTCTGGGCCGACGAGCTGCTCGGCGAGCGCCTCGCCGCGATCGACGGCGTCGGACAGTACGCCAGCGAGGAGCGCCCCGAAGCCATCGACTGCGGCGAGGACCCCGACTCGAGCGACGCCTACGCGGTCGCCGTCGACCCGCTGGACGGCTCCTCGAATCTGAAGTCCAACAACGCCATGGGGACGATCTTCGGCGTCTACGACGCCGCCCTGCCGGCGCCGGGCGAGGACCTGATCGCGGCCGGCTACGTCCTCTACGGACCGATCACGACCATGGTGATCGCCACCGAGGAGACCGTTTCCGAGTACGAGATGACCGGCGGTGAACGCCGACTCATCGAGCGGGACGTCACGCTACCCGACGAGCCGGTCGTCTACGGCTTCGGCGGCCGCGTCCCCGACTGGCCCGCTGACTTCGAGAGCTACGCCCGCGAGATCGAAAACGAGCTCAAGCTCCGTTACGGCGGCGCGATGATCGCCGACGTCAACCAGGTGCTCACCTACGGCGGGGTCTTCGCGTACCCCAGTCTCGAGTCCAGTCCCGAGGGCAAACTGCGACTGCAGTTCGAGGGCAACCCTATCGGCTACATCGTCGAACGCGCCGGGGGACGGTCCTCGAACGGCGACGAGTCGCTGCTGTCCGTCGAACCCGACGCGTTACACGACCGGACGCCGGTCCACGTCGGCAACGCCGACCTGATCGACCGACTCGAGGAGACGCTCGAGTAA
- a CDS encoding class I fructose-bisphosphate aldolase — translation MIPIDDSPIVRDGKSLILAMDHGLEHGPVDFEDVPEKLDPSTVFETATHDAVTTMAVQKGIAEGYYPSYEDDVNLLLKLNGTSNLWMGEPDSAVNCSVDYAAELGADALGFTVYGGSNHEIEMVEEFRDAQEKGREYDLPMVMWSYPRGQGLKNDTKPGTISYATRLALELGADIAKVKYPGSKDAMAHAVQCAGDMNVVMSGGSKTSDYEFLSTVEAVIDAGATGLAVGRNVWQREDPTRLLDALEKVIYEEETADAALEQTE, via the coding sequence ATGATTCCGATCGACGACTCCCCGATCGTTCGCGACGGCAAGTCACTGATTCTCGCGATGGACCACGGGCTCGAGCACGGGCCCGTCGACTTCGAAGACGTTCCGGAGAAGCTCGATCCGTCGACGGTCTTCGAGACGGCGACGCACGACGCCGTCACCACGATGGCCGTCCAGAAGGGGATCGCCGAGGGCTACTACCCCAGCTACGAGGACGACGTCAACCTCCTGTTGAAGTTAAACGGGACGTCGAACCTCTGGATGGGCGAGCCGGACTCGGCGGTCAACTGTTCGGTCGACTACGCCGCCGAACTGGGCGCCGACGCCCTCGGATTTACCGTCTACGGCGGCTCGAACCACGAGATCGAGATGGTCGAGGAGTTCCGCGACGCTCAGGAGAAGGGCCGCGAGTACGACCTCCCGATGGTCATGTGGTCGTACCCGCGCGGACAGGGGCTGAAAAACGACACCAAGCCGGGTACCATCTCCTACGCGACGCGACTGGCCCTCGAACTGGGCGCCGACATCGCGAAGGTCAAGTATCCCGGCAGCAAGGACGCGATGGCTCACGCGGTGCAGTGTGCCGGCGACATGAACGTCGTCATGTCCGGCGGCTCGAAGACCTCCGACTACGAGTTCCTCTCGACCGTCGAGGCCGTGATCGACGCCGGCGCGACGGGGCTGGCCGTCGGTCGCAACGTCTGGCAGCGCGAGGATCCCACCCGGCTGCTCGATGCCCTCGAAAAGGTCATCTACGAGGAGGAGACCGCCGACGCCGCACTCGAGCAGACTGAGTAG
- a CDS encoding cytochrome c biogenesis protein CcdA, which translates to MTSTTAALLEFFLIGLATPLTATCVVPLYPAFIAYLASAGEGSRDTPVAVLGGLVVAGVLAFVTLVGLLWTVVFEAGVSDAVGLVSPVAFAVLAVVGVVLVVSPSGFARVPTIEPPHTRYPTLSAFGYGFFFGATVIPCNPGLIALFFGRSTVAFPAFDSQLEVMLGFLAFGLGIGAPLLAFALVSQPFGQRVTRTLARYSGPINRVVGVVLLVVSLYYLVFVFNVVPGTAGLEPPFDLHLG; encoded by the coding sequence ATGACGTCGACGACCGCCGCGCTGCTCGAGTTCTTCCTGATCGGTCTCGCGACGCCGCTGACCGCGACGTGTGTCGTGCCGCTGTACCCGGCCTTCATCGCCTATCTGGCATCGGCCGGCGAGGGGAGCCGCGACACGCCCGTCGCGGTGCTCGGGGGCCTCGTCGTCGCGGGCGTGCTCGCGTTCGTGACGCTCGTCGGCCTGCTGTGGACCGTCGTCTTCGAAGCTGGCGTCTCGGACGCCGTCGGGCTGGTTTCGCCCGTCGCCTTCGCCGTCCTCGCCGTCGTCGGCGTGGTACTGGTCGTCTCGCCGAGCGGGTTCGCCCGGGTACCGACGATCGAACCGCCGCACACGCGGTACCCGACACTGTCGGCGTTCGGCTACGGCTTCTTCTTCGGGGCGACCGTCATCCCCTGTAACCCGGGGCTGATCGCGCTGTTTTTCGGCCGGTCGACGGTCGCCTTCCCCGCGTTCGACTCGCAACTCGAGGTCATGCTCGGCTTTCTCGCGTTCGGGCTGGGAATCGGCGCTCCGCTGTTGGCGTTCGCCCTCGTCTCCCAGCCGTTCGGCCAGCGCGTCACGCGGACGCTGGCTCGCTACAGCGGTCCGATCAATCGGGTCGTCGGCGTCGTGTTGCTCGTCGTCTCGCTGTACTATCTGGTGTTCGTCTTCAACGTCGTCCCCGGAACCGCGGGGCTAGAACCGCCGTTCGATCTCCATCTGGGGTGA
- a CDS encoding NAD-dependent succinate-semialdehyde dehydrogenase, protein MSIESTNPATGEVVDTFDETSSGDREAHLDRAVETFEEWSETPIERRQRLLSAAADVLRENSAEYAELMTKEMGKPIGQARDEVEKCAWVCDYYAEHAAEHLDDEVIASEPEARTLLSYEPLGPILAIMPWNFPFWQVFRFAAPNLAAGNVGLLKHASNVPGCARAIEDVFREAGFPEGAFTTLLISSSEIDEVIEDDRIAGVTITGSDGAGRSVAETAGSQLKKNVLELGGSDPFVVLEDAPMEKTVETAVQARLINNGQSCIAAKRFVVVDEVYDEFLERFVEEMDAQTVGDPMDEETDIGPQAREDLAEELHEQVEKTLEAGGECRLGGEPMDRDGAFYPPTVLTDVPEDAPADQEELFGPVATVFRVPDEEAAIEKANDTRFGLGASVWTEDLERGERVARQFESGLAFVNELVKSDPRLPFGGVKDSGYGRELARDGIREFVNRKTIWVQGDAGEETEMVE, encoded by the coding sequence GTGTCAATCGAAAGCACCAATCCGGCGACGGGCGAGGTCGTCGACACCTTCGACGAGACCTCGAGCGGCGATCGGGAGGCCCACCTCGATCGCGCGGTCGAGACCTTCGAGGAGTGGAGCGAGACGCCGATCGAGCGCCGCCAGCGACTGCTGTCCGCGGCGGCCGACGTCCTCCGTGAGAACAGCGCGGAGTACGCCGAACTGATGACCAAGGAGATGGGCAAGCCGATCGGGCAGGCCCGCGACGAGGTCGAGAAGTGCGCGTGGGTCTGTGACTACTACGCCGAACACGCCGCCGAGCACCTCGACGACGAAGTCATCGCGAGCGAACCCGAGGCCCGGACGCTCCTCTCCTACGAGCCGCTCGGGCCGATCCTGGCGATCATGCCCTGGAACTTCCCGTTCTGGCAGGTGTTTCGCTTCGCCGCTCCAAACCTCGCGGCGGGCAACGTCGGGCTGCTGAAACACGCCTCGAACGTCCCCGGCTGCGCGCGGGCGATCGAGGACGTGTTCCGGGAGGCGGGCTTCCCCGAGGGCGCGTTCACGACGCTGCTGATTAGCTCGAGCGAGATCGACGAGGTGATCGAAGACGACCGGATCGCGGGCGTCACGATCACCGGTAGCGACGGCGCGGGCCGATCGGTCGCCGAAACGGCCGGCAGCCAACTCAAAAAGAACGTCCTCGAGCTCGGGGGAAGCGACCCCTTCGTCGTCCTCGAGGACGCACCCATGGAGAAAACCGTCGAGACGGCGGTGCAGGCCCGGCTCATCAACAACGGCCAGTCCTGTATCGCGGCCAAGCGGTTCGTCGTCGTCGACGAGGTCTACGACGAGTTCCTCGAGCGCTTCGTCGAGGAGATGGACGCCCAGACGGTCGGCGATCCGATGGACGAAGAGACCGATATCGGCCCGCAGGCCCGCGAGGACCTCGCGGAGGAACTTCACGAACAGGTCGAGAAGACGCTCGAGGCCGGCGGCGAGTGTCGGCTCGGCGGCGAGCCGATGGACCGCGACGGCGCATTCTACCCACCGACCGTCCTCACCGATGTCCCCGAAGACGCGCCCGCGGACCAGGAGGAACTGTTCGGGCCCGTCGCGACGGTGTTCCGCGTCCCCGACGAGGAGGCCGCGATCGAGAAGGCCAACGACACTCGCTTCGGTCTCGGCGCCAGCGTCTGGACGGAAGACTTAGAGCGCGGCGAGCGCGTCGCCCGGCAGTTCGAGTCCGGGCTGGCGTTCGTCAACGAACTCGTCAAGTCCGATCCGCGCTTGCCCTTCGGCGGCGTGAAGGACTCCGGTTACGGCCGCGAACTCGCCCGCGACGGCATTCGGGAGTTCGTCAACCGGAAGACGATCTGGGTGCAGGGCGACGCGGGAGAGGAGACGGAGATGGTCGAGTAA